The following proteins come from a genomic window of Lolium rigidum isolate FL_2022 chromosome 5, APGP_CSIRO_Lrig_0.1, whole genome shotgun sequence:
- the LOC124655482 gene encoding WAT1-related protein At4g28040-like — MAGGGGWRPWAERYKPGVAMVLVQLFYSLVDMALKTAYGLGMRPIVFVAYRQGIAAAALFLGSLATRGFTLRPMAVGSRAFALLFVASLATATGQYCYFMGLHLASPSMARATTNLAPGITFAIAAVIGLEKVDLRSSRSIAKIVGTIVCLAGAMLMAFFKGPKLLGALVTDDWVIGGMYLMGNAICFSIWYILQVPICKYYLDPLSLATWMCFLATLQCMVMAFFLEENYLQIWKLASIWELPYILYGGVFASGANFFMQSWCIAVKGPLYSAIFTPLSAVITTILSTLFLHEELHIGSVLGAITIIFGLYVVLWGKADDVKSERLAIRCTDPESIVEQDSIGVKIESETNLSEPLLSENGNPDTSTCQ, encoded by the exons atggcaggcggcggcggctggaggccGTGGGCGGAGCGGTACAAGCCGGGCGTGGCGATGGTGCTGGTGCAGCTGTTCTACTCGCTGGTGGACATGGCGCTCAAGACGGCGTACGGGCTCGGCATGCGCCCCATCGTCTTCGTCGCCTACCGCCAGGGCATCGCTGCCGCCGCGCTCTTCCTGGGCTCCCTCGCCACCAGAGGGTTCACGCTGCGCCCCATGGCCGTCGGCTCCCGGGCCTTCGCCCTGCTCTTCGTCGCCTCCCTCGCCAC CGCGACGGGGCAGTACTGCTACTTCATGGGGCTGCATCTGGCGTCGCCGTCGATGGCAAGAGCGACCACCAATCTCGCCCCCGGCATCACgttcgccatcgccgccgtcatagg GTTGGAGAAGGTGGatttgaggagctcaagaagcatCGCAAAGATCGTCGGCACCATCGTCTGCCTCGCCGGAGCAATGCTCATGGCGTTCTTCAAGGGGCCGAAGCTTCTCGGCGCGCTCGTTACCGACGACTGGGTGATTGGAGGAATGTACCTCATGGGGAACGCCATCTGTTTCTCCATCTGGTACATCTTGCAG GTGCCCATCTGTAAATACTACCTTGATCCATTGTCCTTGGCAACATGGATGTGCTTCCTGGCGACCTTGCAATGCATGGTGATGGCATTCTTCCTAGAAGAAAACTATTTACAGATCTGGAAGCTTGCTTCAATATGGGAGCTTCCCTACATCCTATACGGA GGTGTTTTTGCCTCGGGCGCAAACTTTTTTATGCAATCTTGGTGCATAGCGGTGAAAGGTCCTCTTTACAGCGCAATATTTACGCCACTCAGCGCAGTGATCACGACAATATTGTCTACGCTcttccttcacgaagaactccatATTGGCAG CGTGTTAGGTGCTATCACCATCATCTTCGGCCTGTATGTAGTGCTGTGGGGTAAAGCAGATGATGTAAAGAGCGAGAGACTGGCCATACGTTGTACTGATCCTGAGAGCATTGTAGAGCAAGATAGTATCGGTGTAAAAATAGAGAGTGAGACTAACCTTTCAGAACCATTGTTATCTGAAAACGGGAACCCTGATACTTCAACATGCCAATGA
- the LOC124658047 gene encoding uncharacterized protein LOC124658047 — translation MEIAGSGIARAAVEVAAAADPDLEASACAGKGKASACAGKGKTSAGAGKGKASATAGAGKGKTSAHAGKGKASADSRKQVVQGYSKNRLVQATVWFPFLKEGQWEIDGLHWDDDKLEKEIDGCLRQLKDNPFVYYGGAIDDESFLFLDEQQLTMLNRRLALCRIRAYEDKYQDMDDETLSGLFPNDDLDANEYYLDYERSFEWYFDDVYCQYADFQDYQRLVLRNTGEYEKWEYYRRTCSTLESDQEYVKFWETLLSTTQLIGWYITRTTCESRIERLFYYHTLKIAAVHPNVYKTLIRSGCIEFRRSLQVNYIWSVPYADYLFEMCKLLTGEKLSFKDALKRLYTNGKHSSIFAIQAEFEPNLHPLKELYKPFLDHIGEKAAEEAHQLIMDYVTRHERQPKTYYDYAKKKLRIAEKIGLIPSSSTKAPCGNEVNTHTVKQGIGSRGI, via the coding sequence ATGGAGATTGCCGGCTCTGGTATAGCTCGCGCCGCCGTTGAGGTCGCTGCTGCTGCTGACCCTGATCTTGAAGCCTCTGCTTGTGCCGGAAAGGGAAAAGCCTCTGCTTGTGCTGGAAAGGGGAAAACCTCTGCTGGTGCCGGAAAGGGAAAAGCCTCTGCTACTGCTGGTGCCGGAAAGGGAAAAACCTCTGCTCATGCCGGAAAGGGGAAAGCCTCTGCTGATTCTAGAAAGCAGGTAGTTCAGGGCTATTCAAAGAATAGATTGGTCCAAGCCACAGTATGGTTTCCTTTCTTGAAAGAAGGGCAATGGGAAATCGACGGACTTCACTGGGATGATGATAAGCTAGAGAAGGAGATCGATGGTTGTCTCCGGCAGTTGAAGGACAACCCCTTTgtctactacggaggtgctattgATGACGAGTCTTTTCTTTTCCTTGACGAGCAGCAGCTAACAATGCTGAATCGACGTCTTGCGCTGTGTCGCATCAGAGCTTATGAGGACAAATACCAGGATATGGACGATGAAACACTGTCAGGGCTATTCCCTAATGACGATCTCGATGCCAATGAGTACTATTTGGATTATGAGCGCAGTTTTGAATGGTACTTCGATGATGTATACTGCCAATATGCTGACTTTCAGGACTACCAGCGACTCGTGCTTCGGAATACTGGTGAGTATGAAAAGTGGGAATATTACCGCAGGACTTGTAGTACGCTTGAGAGTGATCAGGAATATGTCAAGTTCTGGGAAACATTGTTAAGTACAACTCAGTTGATTGGATGGTACATAACAAGGACGACCTGTGAGTCAAGAATTGAGAGGCTGTTCTATTATCATACACTGAAGATTGCAGCAGTACATCCCAATGTTTACAAGACTTTAATTAGATCAGGCTGCATTGAATTTAGGCGCAGCTTGCAGGTTAATTATATTTGGTCTGTGCCCTATGCTGATTACCTATTTGAGATGTGCAAGCTGCTTACTGGGGAAAAGCTGAGCTTCAAGGATGCGTTGAAGCGTCTCTACACCAATGGCAAGCACTCTTCCATTTTTGCAATCCAGGCTGAGTTTGAGCCAAATTTACATCCGTTGAAAGAGCTGTATAAACCCTTCTTGGATCACATTGGTGAAAAGGCGGCTGAAGAAGCCCATCAGTTGATCATGGACTATGTTACAAGACATGAAAGGCAACCCAAGACATATTATGATTATGCGAAAAAGAAGTTGCGTATTGCTGAAAAGATTGGTTTGATCCCCTCATCGTCCACAAAAGCTCCATGTGGAAATGAAGTTAATACTCACACTGTGAAGCAGGGGATCGGAAGCAGGGGAATATAG